One Peromyscus leucopus breed LL Stock chromosome 2, UCI_PerLeu_2.1, whole genome shotgun sequence DNA window includes the following coding sequences:
- the Padi6 gene encoding protein-arginine deiminase type-6: MSFQSTLSLSLDSPTHAICVLGMEITLDISGCAPENCQSFTIRGSPRILIHISSTVITGKEDAVVWRPMNKPTEALVRMVSPSPTVDEDKVLVSYYCPDTEVPTATAVLYLTGVEVSLEADIYRDGQLDMPSDKQAKKRWVWGPNGWGAILLVNCNPGERGESEKTSVQDKCKEPGLPEPVSILGPAIQNLSPMTLTVEGPQAVLKNYSLILHTSKEEASKAKVYSLQKGTATSTYELVIGPGKPDHVLAPFENRGKETFYIEAIEFPSANFTGLISFSVSLVEKSYDKLIPEMPLYKDTVMFRVAPYIFTPSTQMPLELYLCRALQLQGFVDTVIRLSEKSNVQVASVYEDPNRQGKWLQDEMAFCYTQAPHKTVSLIFDTPRVSNMEEFPIKYSLSPGVGYLTHHTEDHGVASLDSIGNLIVSPPVKAQGKDYPLGRVLIGGSFYPSSEGRDMSKALRDFVYAQQVQAPVELFSDWLMTGHMDEFMCFVPVNDKHDEGKGFRLLLASPSACYELFEQKQKEGYGDANLFDEVRPDQLISNGRESRTISQVLADENLRKQNDYVEKCISLNRTLLKKELGLTDKDIIAIPQLFCLEMLTNVPSSPNFTKHFARPYFPDMLQMIVLGRNLGIPKPFGPLIKGTCCLEERVCNLLEPLGLKCTFIDDFECYLTNMGDACACIVIHRVPFAFKWWKMIP; this comes from the exons ATGTCTTTCCAGAGTACTCTCAGCCTGTCCCTGGACAGTCCTACTCATGCCATTTGCGTGCTGGGCATGGAAATCACATTGGACATCAGTGG GTGTGCCCCTGAGAACTGCCAGTCCTTCACCATCCGTGGCTCCCCCAGGATCCTGATCCACATCTCCAGCACAGTCATCACTGGGAAGGAGGATGCCGTGGTCTGGCGACCCATGAACAAACCCACAGAGGCACTGGTGAGGATGGTGTCACCCAGCCCCACTGTGGACGAGGACAAG GTGTTGGTCTCCTACTACTGTCCTGACACAGAGGTCCCCACGGCCACCGCTGTGCTGTACCTCACCGGCGTTG aGGTCTCCCTAGAAGCAGACATCTACCGAGATGGACAGCTGGACATGCCAAGTGACAAGCAGGCTAAG AAAAGATGGGTGTGGGGCCCGAATGGCTGGGGAGCCATCCTGCTTGTCAACTGTAATCCTGGCGAAAGAGGCGAGTCTGAAAAGACCAGTGTTCAGGACAAGTGCAAAG AGCCTGGCCTGCCTGAGCCTGTGTCCATCCTTGGTCCAGCAATACAGAACCTCTCTCCAATGACACTGACTGTGGAGGGCCCCCAAGCTGTCCTTAAGAACTACTCGCTGATCCTCCATACTTCCAAGGAAGAGGCAAGCAAGGCAAAAGTCTACTCGCTCCAGA AAGGTACCGCCACCAGTACCTATGAACTGGTAATAGGACCTGGCAAGCCTGACCATGTCCTGGCTCCCTTTGAGAACCGAGGGAAAGAGACCTTCTACATAGAGGCCATAGAGTTCCCATCTGCCAACTTCACAGGCCTGATTTCCTTCTCCGTCTCCCTAGTGGAAAAGTCTTATGACAAA TTGATCCCAGAGATGCCGCTCTACAAGGACACAGTGATGTTCCGGGTTGCTCCTTACATCTTtactcccagcacccagatgccTCTCGAGCTTTACCTGTGCAG GGCGCTGCAGCTGCAGGGCTTTGTGGACACAGTGATCAGACTGAGTGAGAAGAGCAACGTGCAGGTGGCATCTGTGTATGAGGACCCCAACCGCCAGGGCAAATGGCTGCAG GATGAAATGGCTTTCTGCTACACTCAGGCTCCTCACAAGACGGTGTCCTTGATTTTCGACACCCCTCGGGTTTCCAATATGGAAGAGTTCCCCATAAAATACTCACTG AGCCCTGGCGTTGGCTACCTGACCCACCACACCGAAGACCACGGAGTGGCTAGCCTGGATTCCATCGGGAACCTGATCGTCTCCCCACCAGTCAAGGCTCAAGGCAAAGACTACCCGCTAGGCAGGGTCCTCATTGGTGGCAGCTTTTACCCCAG CTCCGAGGGCCGGGACATGAGCAAGGCCCTGCGTGACTTCGTGTATGCCCAGCAGGTGCAGGCCCCTGTGGAGCTCTTCTCAGACTGGTTGATGACGGGCCACATGGATGAGTTCATGTGCTTTGTCCCTGTAAACGACAAACATGACGAGGGCAAG GGCTTCCGCCTCCTGCTGGCCAGCCCCAGTGCCTGCTACGAGCTGTttgaacagaagcagaaggaaggctATGGGGATGCGAACCTGTTTGATGAGGTCAGACCAGACCAGCTCATTTCTAATG GGAGGGAGTCCAGAACCATCTCTCAAGTCCTGGCTGATGAGAACTTGCGAAAGCAGAATGATTATGTGGAG AAATGCATTAGCCTGAACCGCACCCTCCTAAAGAAGGAACTGGGCCTGACGGACAAAGACATCATTGCCATCCCACAGCTCTTCTGCCTGGAGATGCTGACAAATGTCCCCTCCAGCCCAAACTTCACAAAACACTTTGCACGGCCGTACTTCCCTGACATG CTGCAGATGATTGTGTTGGGCAGGAATCTAGGGATCCCCAAGCCCTTTGGGCCCCTAATCAAGGGCACCTGCTGCCTGGAAGAGAGAGTCTGTAACTTACTGGAGCCTCTGGGTCTCAAGTGCACCTTCATTGATGACTTCGAGTGCTACCTGACCAACATGGGAGACGCCTGCGCCTGCATTGTTATTCACCGGGTGCCGTTTGCATTCAAGTGGTGGAAGATGATCCCTTAA